The sequence below is a genomic window from Brevibacillus agri.
GTCATAGGATAAACCTCCAAACATCCGACGATTGGGAATGTCGCCATTTTAGCATGGGGAAAGACGACGGGCAAGATTCATGAGCGAGGAAACTGTTTGCAAGCGCAAAAAAAGACAGGTGCGTTTCCCGGGAAGAAGAAACGACCTGTCTTGATGCTACGCGGTCATGCGTTTTTCCATGCGCTTTTGCCAGAGTAGCAGCAAGGCGGCGATCACGAGCGGATAGAGCGCGGACCAGCCCAGAAATGGATAAAGCGCGACAGTGAAGACGAGCGACGTCCAGGAAGCCAGCCGTCCGAGACGATGGTTGCGCAGCAGCCGGATTCCGGCGAGACACCCGCCGATGTAGGTGGCAAAAAACGTGGCGGTGGGCAGCTCGATCAGCCGGGCCAGGTCAATCACTCCTGCATACAGGACCGTCAGCACCACGCCAAAGCAGAGCGAGAGGAACAACAGCCCGCCGATCGGCGTCCGGTATTTCGCGTGCAGCAGCCCAAACCAGCGGGGCGCGATCTTTTCCTGCGCCAGCGCATAGGCGATCCGCGCCGCCGCGCCGATGTAGGCGTTGGTGGTGGCGATGCAAATAAACAAGGCAGTCACAGCCACGATCCAGCCGCCGACAGGCCCGAGTGACAGTTGAACCATGACGGACAGCGCTGCCGCCGAGATGCCTGCGCCATAGCTGTGAGTGGCGACCGTCATGAACGCGACGGCAAAGTACAGGAGGGCGACGATGCCCGCGCTCCACAATACGCCGCGGATGGCATTTTTCGCCGGATCGACGAACTCCTCGGACAAGTGCGTGACCGCCTCCCAGCCGATAAAGCACCAAAATAACAGCCCTGCCGCTTGCACGACGCTAAGCCAGCCGTTGGGGGCAAACGGAGTGAAGTGAGCGGCGGAAGCGTGCGGCAGCGCAGCGACGACGGCCACGATCAAAATCGAGATAATGAGCGCGACGACGATCGTTTGCACGCGAGCGGCAACGTGCATCCCTAACACGTTCATGATGAGCACCGCGGTCAAAATGAGCGCAGCCGCCGCGTAAATTTGCGTGTCGCCCCAGCCGAGCAGCACCGCGAGATAGTTGGCTCCGGTCACGCTGAGGATCGGGGCGCCGATGGGCACAGATAATAGAAAAAACCAGCCGACGATGTTGCCGAAGCGGTCGCCGTAGGCCGTGCGGACAAAGGTGGAGACGCCGCCGGAACTTGGGTAGCGGGCGGACAGCAGTCCCATCGTGAGTGCCATCGGCAAGACGAGAATCGACATGACCAGCCAGGCGAGGATCGAGGCGGGGCCTGCCTTTTCTGCCGCCAGCCCCGGGATGAGCAGCACGCCGGACCCGATGACGGCCCCGATGTACAAGGCGACGATTTGCGGCAGCCGCAGCGTTTTGGCGAAGCCCGCTGTTTGCACAGTTGCTTTTTCCATGAATGTTCCCTCTCTTTATCGTTCGGTTGTTTGTAGAGGTAGTGTAGCATAGACATAATCATCGGAGTTATCTATAATATTAGATAATCAAAATCGGTTTTTTCGATGAAAAAGGAGGGAGAGGAATTTGGATACGCGCTACTTGCTGACCTTTCGCGAGGTAGCCAAATGCCAGAGCTTTACCCGCGCGGCAGAGGTGCTGGGCTATGCGCAATCCAGCGTGACGACGCAGATTCAAAACCTGGAGGCGGATTTTGGCGTCACGCTGTTTGAGCGGTGGGGGCGAAAAATCAGACTGACCCACGCCGGAGAAGCCCTTCTCGCCTACAGCGAGCAACTGCTGGCGGTGCTGGACGAAGCGAGGGCCAACCTGTCCGAGCAGGCGCAGTTGGCTGGCACCTTGCGCATTGGCACGGTGGAATCGCTCGCCGCTTTTTTCCTCCCGCCTTTTTTGCAAGCATTTCGCACGGAGCACCCGCGCGTGCGCATTTTGTTGAAGCCGGGAATTTGTCACGAACTGCGTCAGGGCGTCAAGGAGGGGCACTACGACTTCGCCTTCGTGCTCGACTGGCTACAGGATCATCCCGATTTGGTGAACACCAATCTCGGCGAAGAAAAGCTGGTGGTCATCGCCGCGCCCAACCATCCGCTGGCCCGGCTGGAACAGCTCGAAGCGCGCGATTTCGCCGGAGCAAACTGGATTTTTACCGAAGCCGGATGCAGCTACCGCTCGATCATGGAGTCTGTCCTGCGCGACGCCGGAGCGACGATCGCATCGTCGTCCGAGTTCGGCAGTCTGGAAGCGATCAAGCAATGCGTCGCATATGATTTAGGGATTGCGCTCGTTCCTTACATCGCCGTCGCCGAAGAAGCGAAAAACGGTACGCTCACCATCCTGCCTTTTTCCCATCCGGAAGTCCGCGTCTACCGCCAACTGGTCTATCATAAGAAAAAATGGATGCCACAGGCGCTGCTGCGGTTTTTGGAGCTGCTGACGACAAATGCAGGACAGCAGCAGGGCGCAGCAAAAAACGCCATTTCGGCAGCGAAGGCGGATGCGATCTGACAGCAGCGGCGAGGCTCGCTTTCAGCAGCGCAGCCGTTCGCGGGGCGACACCTGCAGCCGTGTGCCGAAAAATTGGCGGGAACAGGAAAAAGAGATGATGGTTGTACTTGCGTATGATATGATAGACAGGGTTGTGTTTATGAGATAAAAGGAGGTCTACCCATACATGAACACCGTTTCTGAAAGCATTGTAAAAGACATGTCGCTTGCACACAGCGGCCATTTGAAAATTGACTGGGTAAAAGAGCACATGCCCGTTCTCAACCGCATCCGCGAGCGTTTTGAAAAAGAGCAGCCATTTGCAGGACTGAAAGTGGCGATCTCCTTGCACCTGGAAGCAAAAACCGCGTACCTGGCAAAAGTCGTGCAAGCCGGTGGCGCTGAAGTAACGATTACAGGCTCCAACCCGCTCTCCACTCAGGACGACATTTGCGCGGCGCTGGTGGAAGACGGCATCCGCGTTTTTGCGAAGTACAATCCAGATCCAGCCGAGTACAAGGAGCACCTGATTAAAACGCTGGAGACGCGCCCTGACCTGATTATCGACGACGGTGGCGACCTGGTGACCATCCTGCACAGCGAGCGCCGCGATCTCTTGTCGCAAGTACGCGGTGGCGCAGAGGAAACGACAACAGGGATTCTGCGCTTGAAAGCATTGGAAAAAGAAGGCAAGCTGGAGTTCCCGATGGTAGCGGTGAACGACGCTTTCTGCAAATATTTGTTTGACAACCGTTACGGTACAGGCCAATCCGTATGGGATGGCATCAACCGCACAACCAACCTGGTCGTAGCAGGGAAAACCGTTGTCGTAGCCGGCTATGGCTGGTGCGGAAAAGGTGTGGCGATGCGCGCGAAAGGTCTTGGCGCGAAAGTCATCGTGACCGAAATCGACGCGATCAAAGCGGTAGAAGCGTACATGGACGGCTTCGAAGTAATGCCGATGAGCGAAGCGGCGAAGCACGGCGACTACTTCGTGACCGTGACCGGAAACCGCGACGTGATCCGCAAAGAGCATTTTGAAGTGATGAAAGACGGCGCGATCCTGTCCAACGCAGGCCACTTCGATGTCGAAGTAAACAAAGTGGAGCTTGGCGCCCTGTCGACATCCAAGCGAATCGTGCGCAAAGATATTGAAGAATTTGTCATGGCAGACGGTCGAAAACTGTACCTTCTTGCAGAAGGACGCCTCGTAAACCTGGCAGCAGGCGACGGCCACCCGGCAGAGATCATGGACATGACCTTTGCCCTGCAAGCTGTTTCGCTGGCGTATGTCAACGAACAGTACAAAAACATCGGCAAAAAAGTGCTGAACGTACCTTACGAGCTGGATGCAATGGTTGCCCAATACAAATTGGAAGCATTGAACATCGGCATCGACAAATTGACCGACGAGCAAAAAGCATATCTCGATAGCTGGGTCGAATAGTTCGCGAAAACCGTCCTTTCCCGGCAAAAAATTCAACGAAAAAATCCTGCTTACAAATGCAGGATTTTTTTTTATAATAGCAAGTAGGCGACAAAGTGGGGAAAAGTGGGGGAAAGTGGAGCCAAAGGACAGGAAAGTGGGGGACTAGGGCGTGTTCATGGGGGAATACCAGCACAGCATCGATGAAAAAGGCCGCCTGACGATCCCTGCCAAATTCCGTGAAGGACTGGGAGCTTCCTTTGTCATTACCCGCGGACTCGATCAATGCTTGTTCGCCTATCCGATGGAAGAGTGGAAGCAGCTTGAGGAAAAACTGAAGACTCTTCCCTTTACAAAAGCGGATGCACGCGCGTTTACACGGTTTTTCTTTTCCGGCGCAACCGAATGTGAGTGGGACAAGCAGGGAAGGGTAAACATACCGCCCAATCTGCGCGAGCATGCCGGTATGCAAAAGGAATGTGTCATCATTGGCGTATCCAACCGCGTAGAGGTGTGGAGCAAAGAACGTTGGGAAGATTATTTCGCCCAGTCGGAAGGTTCTTTTGGAGAAATTGCTGAGAAACTGGTTGATTTTAATTTGTAGCAGCGAGAAGAACAGGAGTGACGACATTGTCGTTTCATCACGTAACCGTACTGAGGGACGAAGCTGTAGACGGCCTGAACATCCGGCCCGGGGGCATTTATGTGGACTGCACGCTCGGTGGAGCGGGACATAGCAGCCTGATCGCGTCCCGTTTGACCGAGGGCGGCCGCCTGATTGCGATCGATCAGGATGACTGGGCGCACGACAACGCCCGGGAAAGACTGGCTCCCTATATGGACAAGGTAACACTGGTCAAAAGCAATTTTCGCCATCTGAAAGAGATTGTCAAAGATTTGGGGCTTACAGGTGTAGATGGAGTTTTGTTTGATCTGGGGGTGTCTTCCCCGCAGCTCGACGAAGGCGAACGCGGTTTCAGCTACAATGCGGACGCGCCGCTCGACATGAGAATGGATCAGCAAGCGCCGCTTTCGGCCTACGACATCGTCAACGAGTGGGACGAAGAGGAGATTGCCAAGATCATCTGGCTGTACGGAGAAGAGAAATTTTCCCGGCGGATTGCCCGGCAAATTGTACAGCAGCGCAAAAAGCAGCCGATTCGTACAACAGGCGAGCTGGTCGAGCTGATTAAGGAAGGAATCCCGGCAGCAGCGCGGCGCACAGGAGGACATCCTGCGAAGCGGACGTTTCAGGCGATCCGCATTGCCGTCAACGATGAACTGGATGCATTCAAAGAAGCTGTCGCCGATGCCATTGATATTTTGAATCCGGGTGGCCGCGTGAGCGTCATCACGTTCCATTCGCTGGAAGACCGGATTTGCAAGCAGGTGTATCAAGATTATTCCAAGGGCTGCACATGCCCGCCGTCGTTTCCGATCTGCACGTGCGGGAACGAAGCGATTGTCAAAGTCATCACGCGCAAGCCGATTTTGCCGTCCGAAGAGGAGCTTGCGGCCAATCCACGCGCGCGTTCTGCGAAGCTGCGGGTAGCCGAGAAGGTGTAGAGGGAGACAGCAACGAGGAAAAAGGGGTGAGAAAGCGTTGAGCTACTACTACCAAGGGAATCTGGCAATGGAGCTGGAGAAGCAGTCGCGCTCCGTCACCAAGACAACAAAACGAACGATCCGAATCAAACCAACCATTCCGACAGGCGAAAAATTGCTCTATCTCTTGTTTATCTCGTTGACAGTGATCGGCCTGGGGATGGTCGGAGTCAGGTACTCGCAAATCTCCCAGATGAATTACGAAATCCAGAGCACGAAAAAAGAAAACCGTCTGGTAGCCGAGAAAAACGCCACTCTGAAGCTTCAGATCGAGCAGCTCAGCAATCGCGATCGCATCCAGAGAGAAGCAGAGCGACAAGGCATGGTGTACAACGCGAATGCCGTACATACGATTGGTCAGGGGAAAGTAAAGGCGAGTTCGCTTCAACAACAACAGCCAAACCAGCCTTAAAATCAATGTTACTGCGTCAATTGTGCGGTAACATTTTTTTCTTACGCTTGACTGTCCGTGCCGATTCAGGCAGGCGATCATTGACGTGATGGAGTGAGTGGAAATGGAAACGAAACGACTCGTGAATTGGCGCATCCTCATTTGTGCGTTATGCCTGATTTTGATCTTTTCAGGCTTGAGCATTCGGATCTACTGGATTCAAACGGTAGACGCAGCTCGAATCATGGGACAGGCACAGGAGCAATGGGACCGGAATCGGACCCTGCAGCCGACGCGCGGTGCCATCAAAGACCGAAACGGCGAAATTCTCGCCTTCCAAGGCAAGGCATACACCGTGAACGCCAGGCTGAAAGGGCGGGATGAAAAAGATCAGGACGTCGTCAAGGACCCTTACTACACAGCAAACAGTCTGGCCCCCATTCTCAACGCTCCGGTGCCTGAATTGGTGAAGATGCTGACCAAGCCGAACAAGGTGGTGGAGCTGGGCCGCTACGGAAGGAAAATCAGCGAAGAGCAGAAAAAGCGGATTTTGGAGTTGCAATATCCGAAGCTGCCAAGCGGTAAGCAGGTGGAAGAAAATCAGCTTCCGGGGATTTTTCTGAATGAGACGACAAGACGCGTCTACCCGAACAACAGCTTTGCCTCGCACGTGATCGGGTATCTCGATCTGTACGATGAGCCGAAGATGGGGATCGAACTGCAGCTCAACAAGGAGCTGGCCGGAGAAGAAGGGCAGATGCAGTATAAAAGAGACGGAGCTGGCTACCAGCTACCGGATGGAGAAGGCGAATACATCCCGGCAAAAGACGGCTACGATGTCTATCTGACCATCGACAGGCAAATTCAGGATTACGTCGAACAAGCGCTGGATGTGGTGGATCGGCAGTACAAGCCAAAAGGGATGACGGTCATCGTATCCGATCCGCAGACGGGCGAAGTTTTGGCGATGGGCAATCGTTCGCAATTTAATCCCAATACGTACTATAACGGGATTTCGAACTATACGAACCACGCGATCACCTCCATGTTCGAGCCTGGCTCCACGTTCAAGATCATTACGCTGGCCGCCGCGATTGAGGAAGGCTTGTTCAACCCGAATGAGACGTATGACTCCGGGAAGTACACGATCAAGGGACAAGTTCCGATTCGCGACCATAACAACGGGGTGGGCTGGGGCAGAATTTCGTTTCTGGAAGGGGTGCAACGCTCCAGTAACGTGATGTTCGCGAAGCTCGGCTACGAGCGTCTGAAGCTGGAGAAGCTCAGGGCGTACTTCAAAAAGTTCGGGATGGGCTCCCTGACTGAAATCGAGTTGCCCTACGAAAAAGAAGGAACCCTGATTAACTTGGAAAAACCGCAGTCTCCTCGCGACTGGGCAGCGACGACCTTCGGACAAGGGGTGACGGTTACGGCGATCCAGCAAGTGATGGCGGTAGGGGCCATCGCCAACGGCGGCGAGCTGTTGAAGCCGCATATCGTCAAGGAAATGCGCGATCCGCATACAGGAGCGGTCGTGAAGCGCAGCGAGCGCGAAGTCGTGAGAAGGGTCGTCTCGGAGGCGACGGCGAAGAAGACCCGCGACATTTTGGAAACGGTCGTGACCGGCGAGCACGGAACAGGGAAGCTGTACGCCATCGACGGCTACCACGTCGCCGGGAAAACCGGTACCGCGCAAAAGTACGACCCGAACACAGGCAAGATCATGGACGGGCACTATATCGCTTCGTTTATCGGCTTTGCGCCGAAAGACAATCCGCGCCTGCTCGTCTACGTCGTAATTGACGATCCCGATACGAAAGAATGGTACGCGTACTGGGGCAAAATGATGATCGCGCCGACGTTCAAGTCGATCATGGAGCGCAGCCTGCAATACTTGCAGCAGCAGCCAGAACTGCCCCGCGCAGCAGCCGACAGCGGGAAAGGCAAGTCGACCGCTACGACCGCACAGGAGCAGGTACAGGCGGCTCAGTCTGCTGCAAGCCAGACGCTGCCGAAGTTCGTGGGCATGTCCACGACAGCGGCGCAACTGCGAGCCAAGCAGGACAATTTGACCGTGACAGTACTCGGAACCGGGACCAAGATCGTGGAGCAGTACCCTGCCGCCTACGAACAGGTAGTGCCTGGGAAGCAAATCATTTTGGTATCGGACCGCTTGACGGGCGCGAAAATGCCTGACTTCAAAGGGAAGTCGCTCAGGGAAGTCATGGAATTTGCCTCGCTGCTCGACATTGATGTCCACGCTACGGGCACGGGCTTTGTCGTACAGCAGAGCATTGCGCCGGGCACAGCGTTAAACGGCAAGGAAAAGCTGCAGATCACG
It includes:
- the rsmH gene encoding 16S rRNA (cytosine(1402)-N(4))-methyltransferase RsmH, with translation MTTLSFHHVTVLRDEAVDGLNIRPGGIYVDCTLGGAGHSSLIASRLTEGGRLIAIDQDDWAHDNARERLAPYMDKVTLVKSNFRHLKEIVKDLGLTGVDGVLFDLGVSSPQLDEGERGFSYNADAPLDMRMDQQAPLSAYDIVNEWDEEEIAKIIWLYGEEKFSRRIARQIVQQRKKQPIRTTGELVELIKEGIPAAARRTGGHPAKRTFQAIRIAVNDELDAFKEAVADAIDILNPGGRVSVITFHSLEDRICKQVYQDYSKGCTCPPSFPICTCGNEAIVKVITRKPILPSEEELAANPRARSAKLRVAEKV
- the ftsL gene encoding cell division protein FtsL, with the protein product MSYYYQGNLAMELEKQSRSVTKTTKRTIRIKPTIPTGEKLLYLLFISLTVIGLGMVGVRYSQISQMNYEIQSTKKENRLVAEKNATLKLQIEQLSNRDRIQREAERQGMVYNANAVHTIGQGKVKASSLQQQQPNQP
- a CDS encoding LysR family transcriptional regulator translates to MDTRYLLTFREVAKCQSFTRAAEVLGYAQSSVTTQIQNLEADFGVTLFERWGRKIRLTHAGEALLAYSEQLLAVLDEARANLSEQAQLAGTLRIGTVESLAAFFLPPFLQAFRTEHPRVRILLKPGICHELRQGVKEGHYDFAFVLDWLQDHPDLVNTNLGEEKLVVIAAPNHPLARLEQLEARDFAGANWIFTEAGCSYRSIMESVLRDAGATIASSSEFGSLEAIKQCVAYDLGIALVPYIAVAEEAKNGTLTILPFSHPEVRVYRQLVYHKKKWMPQALLRFLELLTTNAGQQQGAAKNAISAAKADAI
- a CDS encoding penicillin-binding protein, with the protein product METKRLVNWRILICALCLILIFSGLSIRIYWIQTVDAARIMGQAQEQWDRNRTLQPTRGAIKDRNGEILAFQGKAYTVNARLKGRDEKDQDVVKDPYYTANSLAPILNAPVPELVKMLTKPNKVVELGRYGRKISEEQKKRILELQYPKLPSGKQVEENQLPGIFLNETTRRVYPNNSFASHVIGYLDLYDEPKMGIELQLNKELAGEEGQMQYKRDGAGYQLPDGEGEYIPAKDGYDVYLTIDRQIQDYVEQALDVVDRQYKPKGMTVIVSDPQTGEVLAMGNRSQFNPNTYYNGISNYTNHAITSMFEPGSTFKIITLAAAIEEGLFNPNETYDSGKYTIKGQVPIRDHNNGVGWGRISFLEGVQRSSNVMFAKLGYERLKLEKLRAYFKKFGMGSLTEIELPYEKEGTLINLEKPQSPRDWAATTFGQGVTVTAIQQVMAVGAIANGGELLKPHIVKEMRDPHTGAVVKRSEREVVRRVVSEATAKKTRDILETVVTGEHGTGKLYAIDGYHVAGKTGTAQKYDPNTGKIMDGHYIASFIGFAPKDNPRLLVYVVIDDPDTKEWYAYWGKMMIAPTFKSIMERSLQYLQQQPELPRAAADSGKGKSTATTAQEQVQAAQSAASQTLPKFVGMSTTAAQLRAKQDNLTVTVLGTGTKIVEQYPAAYEQVVPGKQIILVSDRLTGAKMPDFKGKSLREVMEFASLLDIDVHATGTGFVVQQSIAPGTALNGKEKLQITLQSESQPPAPSPAQDGAATSGTAPPSGTAPPAGTGAATDPAEQMEQPAGQSTGQQGGAESNQGAPPAGTDASQTSATP
- a CDS encoding APC family permease; protein product: MEKATVQTAGFAKTLRLPQIVALYIGAVIGSGVLLIPGLAAEKAGPASILAWLVMSILVLPMALTMGLLSARYPSSGGVSTFVRTAYGDRFGNIVGWFFLLSVPIGAPILSVTGANYLAVLLGWGDTQIYAAAALILTAVLIMNVLGMHVAARVQTIVVALIISILIVAVVAALPHASAAHFTPFAPNGWLSVVQAAGLLFWCFIGWEAVTHLSEEFVDPAKNAIRGVLWSAGIVALLYFAVAFMTVATHSYGAGISAAALSVMVQLSLGPVGGWIVAVTALFICIATTNAYIGAAARIAYALAQEKIAPRWFGLLHAKYRTPIGGLLFLSLCFGVVLTVLYAGVIDLARLIELPTATFFATYIGGCLAGIRLLRNHRLGRLASWTSLVFTVALYPFLGWSALYPLVIAALLLLWQKRMEKRMTA
- the mraZ gene encoding division/cell wall cluster transcriptional repressor MraZ, coding for MFMGEYQHSIDEKGRLTIPAKFREGLGASFVITRGLDQCLFAYPMEEWKQLEEKLKTLPFTKADARAFTRFFFSGATECEWDKQGRVNIPPNLREHAGMQKECVIIGVSNRVEVWSKERWEDYFAQSEGSFGEIAEKLVDFNL
- a CDS encoding adenosylhomocysteinase, producing the protein MNTVSESIVKDMSLAHSGHLKIDWVKEHMPVLNRIRERFEKEQPFAGLKVAISLHLEAKTAYLAKVVQAGGAEVTITGSNPLSTQDDICAALVEDGIRVFAKYNPDPAEYKEHLIKTLETRPDLIIDDGGDLVTILHSERRDLLSQVRGGAEETTTGILRLKALEKEGKLEFPMVAVNDAFCKYLFDNRYGTGQSVWDGINRTTNLVVAGKTVVVAGYGWCGKGVAMRAKGLGAKVIVTEIDAIKAVEAYMDGFEVMPMSEAAKHGDYFVTVTGNRDVIRKEHFEVMKDGAILSNAGHFDVEVNKVELGALSTSKRIVRKDIEEFVMADGRKLYLLAEGRLVNLAAGDGHPAEIMDMTFALQAVSLAYVNEQYKNIGKKVLNVPYELDAMVAQYKLEALNIGIDKLTDEQKAYLDSWVE